GCAAGTTGCAGAAGTGCGCATCAAGGGAGTTCCGCGGTGCATGATCCACCCGATAGGAGTGGGGCAATGCTGAGAGGTAGCAAGGCACGACTATACAGTGAGAGGGAAATCAGGATGAATTGAGCTCGGTCGATTGAATGAACCCCTAGAACCTAAAAGTACGCTTGACTTATGAGATGTAAATTAAATAATTACACCATTGATCAACCGTCAGATTAGACTAAGGACCGTAAAATTCACTTTTAGTTAGTGCCAACAACATTGGCTTGTCATTGAGTGATTCCATCTTTGAGGCGTGAAATCCTCACTTCAGAATCGCCAACTCTTATCTTCTTCGACGGTTTCTCAAAAGACTTAGGTATAGAGTAGTAATCATGGAACATGAGTCCGCTTGCCCTACAATCGGATGGAATGCGAAATTAAATCATTGGATAAATTAGATAGGTTGCATGGTTAAAAAAATCTCGATCGCGCGGCGCTGGCTTTTCCCCCCTAAGAAATGCTCTTCCCTTCTTTGTTTTTTAAGAAATACTTGTAATTGTATTCAATCCTAGCAAACTTTACAGATACAATGCTTTGGATTATAGACCAGAGAAATTGTAGTGCAACTCCTATTACTAAGAATTAAAAAGATATTTCTTGGAGACATATTCTCGGTTGTGACAATCTGTGCAACATGACCTGGTACCACGGCCTTAGTAACGATAATGAAACCACATCGAAATCGTGACACCACATTTGTATACCTGCACGAACTTGACTATCTTCAAAGGTTTGCCAAAGCCCCATGAGCTACCCGTCTAAAAAGATGAGAAGCCATCAGCATTGGGCGTGCTTGGGCAGGGGGCGATCCCCTACTAGTATTGGTCGTGGAATCATACAATTTTCACTAAGATGCCGACGAAGCACACCGAAGCCAAAAGATATCAAGGTATCCCACCTGACAACGTGGGAGATGAAGAAGCCGATAATGAATGGCACCTAAGCGTACATGCTTTCATGGGTGATTCACTTTTGGTTTAATGCCTTCCGACGTTGATTTACACCATATAACGGATTGCTCGTCTAAAGACCTTTTTGAGTAGAAGTGGTTAGAGAAATTTGTTGTGTGGTTGATGGTTTATGCCACGTGTTGCACGAATAAACATGATGATCCCACGCTGTTGTTAAAGATAATAAAGAGCTTCTTGCATTTATTATTTCCATTGATGTCTCTTTGTAGTGTGTACTGTGTCACTAGACAAGATCGATGAAACCTGACTGAACTGTGACGAGATAAGCACTATATAAATATGTTATCATTCCGAATCTCTTGGTTTCCTAATAATAAGTCATAGGCTCATGGGAACCATGGGATGCCGTCACCAACTTTTGTTTGGCCATTTGGTCAAACAAATACTTGGTGCACGTTATTGCATTTATTTATACATGCATATGATTATAAATAATGAAGAAATGATGCATATGGCACGGCCACATGGCAAGCTTCTATGCTAGCTCAAGCAGTGGAACCCTTGTTAAAATGCCACGAAAGTACCCATAAAAAATGCCACAAAAGTATCATCATAGTTGGAATCATAGAAAAGCTTCGTAGTAGGTTTATGTAGTACTAGTAGTGCGATAACCACATAATCGTGATTAAGTAAGAAATTAAAAAGAACAAGGCTACGGAGGATATGTTGTCCTCAAAAAGAAATACTATATATAGCTATCTCTAGCTAGGTGGTCGATCTGGCCTATAACTAACAACAAATGCAATGTAAAGGCACACGCAATATCTCACTTGAAAAGGTAGATATATTAAATAAAGTAAATGCGCGACGACCAAATCCCACCCATGTGGAACTGCTGCACTGCATTACACAAATATTAGAGTGTTTCTTATTGTTTTGGTAGCGCATACATCACGTGTAATTTAGTTTTGGTTGAAACTACCGGCTGCATAAATAGTAACACAAGTTGCGATCTGGCAACTTGTCATTCATTTGAGAATTTTTTATTCTAAATCTACAAGTTGTACATCACATATAATTGTTTGTACATTTGTGATAGTGTTTACCACCATTTAAAACTTTTCGTCCACGTTCTACCCTAAAGTTGTTACgtcttgtcaagtttaacccagtTTAACAGTTTGTCCCAACCGGCTGGGTTCACTTGTCAGGCCAACAAGGCTGGTTACTAGCATTTCCAACTCATAAGTGTACGGCCAAGCGTGTCTTTTTTTACCTGCCCAACCCGATCCACATCCATGCCCTCAGCCCTCCCAAACCGCAACACCGCCCGGGACAGCAGCTAATCCGATGATGGCTAATGGTGAGTTGTGTCGTCACCTCACTATTCATTCTTCTATTCTCTGTTCATCTTCAAGCCACCTCTCGTGGCCTCATAGAGTGGCCTCATAGTCGTGACATATTGTAAAAACTTCTGGATATGTCTCGGCAGAAGGAACTAAATGGGGTAAACATTATGACAAATGTATATGATGGGGTGAAAAGTGGCACGAAGGCTCTGTGCGTGCCATAAAGCATCTATATTGCTCGACATTGCACCTCTTGCGGATGAGGCCTGTGGCCGGTGGCGGCTTCAGGAATTTGCAACCGGATATTCATGTGTATTCATTTTGCAAAAATCATTGTTGTTTTTTGAAAATTATCACTGGTTTGCCAAAATCAACATTGTTTTGTAAAATTCATGGGTATTCACATGAAGACCCAAGAATACCCCTAGCCGCCCCTGCCTGTggcctccaccaccaccacccgatCTGCACCCAGCCTGCCTGCAGAGAACCAGTGAATCCCGTCTCTACGCAATGCGTGAgctctaagagcatctacagccggacttgGCAAATCCGGCCTCTCAAACGTCCGCGGACTCGTCCGCGGGCACTGACCGGGCACCCATCAAATGTTGCGCCACACATCCACATACAACAAATTCCGATTCTCAAATCCATGCAAACAATGCACGTCGATCATACCATACAAGCTGTCCGAATGCCAAATAAGTTCGAAACAAAGCAAAGCAAATCATAGTTCAACAAACCGGACATGGCAAAATGAAATCAATGTCTGAGCGTGATGGATGGCCTCGGATCACTGGCTGGGCGCCTGCTCCGAGCGGAATGCAAGTCGCCGACCTCGCCTCCCCATGGACGAGGCAGACTGCGTCTCCGTCGCGGCGGTGTGGCTCGGGCTGGACGACATCTCCGACGGTGGATCGGGACCGGAGGTGAGGATTGGGAGCAAGGGTGAAGGCCGGCGAGGGTCCGGGCGCGGGAATGGTTGAAGGAcggcgggaggaggaggaagggttTGGTGCAATTTGGAGTGGGGTCGGGTTGTCAAGTccgacgtggggggggggggggggggggagggcgtGCCCGGGTGCGCCCGGGCGCCCCATATTTGGACTGGATATTGGGGATGGCGGTCAGCCCGTGCGTTGAAGGACCGTTTGAGAGGCCCGTCTGGGTCAAAAAATCGTGACCGGGCAGTGACCGGGCACCCTGCCCGGGCATTTATGACGGGTTTGAGGGGTCCAGTTGTAGATGCTTTAAGAGAGACAATTCTCATGAACAGTGTTGTTGAGTGCCTGAGGTCCCAAACTCGCAAGTCGCAACTACACGTCTATATAATGCGATCGATGGGGCGAGAAAATGCACGAGCACTCGTCCTACTCCCAGAGGCCAGAGCTGAGAGAGGAGTACATGTATGTACCGCACAAATATGGGCGTGTTTGGTTACATTGTCGATTCAGCCTGGCCCGGCGAGCCTGGCTCTATTGAGCCGGTTTGAGGGGATGCAGGCCAAAAAACCCCAGATGCACatagtttggttgcctgcatgccCCTAGTTGCATGAGACAACCATTTTTGACCCGgcgtttggttgcccgcattgcATTAGGCGCACATATAACATGGTGTTTGGTTGCAACCTGCATAAGGTGTTGTCACCACTTGTAACTAGTGGTGAGCTTACCACATAGAATCTGAACATGTAGCGCCATCTACTTAAACAAATGACAGTTCATCCTAACTACTATCAAATGACAGTTCAAATTATTAAGAGCCACTGGCTAAATAGGGGATAGTTCATCGGTGCTACCAgatcttcctcttcctctcctcttcttctgcttctgcttctgcttctgctactgctgctgctgcttcttgttcttcttccatCTTCTTCAAATCCTGCACTGACCTCTGTTAAGCCACATCGCCTATGCCCACTCCAACCTTTTTTTCTTCCAAGCGTCATTGTCAAATGCCTCCACACCATGGCCGGAGCTTACAACATCGCCAGGCTCAACATCTTCCTCCTCAGGCACGTGTTCATCAAAGCCCCACTGGAGGATCCAGTTATGCAGAATGCAACAAGCAAGAACTAGCTTAACCTGAGTGGGGTATGGGTAGAATGGCTTCTGATCCAGGATCTTAAACCTATTCTTCAGAGCTCCAAATGCCCTCTCAACAGTTACTCTAAGGCTGGAGTGTCTAAGATTAAACAGCTCCTGTGCAGTCCTAGGATAGTTCCTACCAGAGAACTCATTGAGATGGTACCTTGTTTTCCTGAAGGGTGGAAGAATACCCGGCTGACATGCATAGCCAGCATCTCCAAGGTAGAACTTGCCATCGGGATGTTGATCCCATCAGGTCGACTCATGCTGTCAGTGAGAATGTTAGCATCATGCGCTGACCCCtctcagccagccagcacatATGTGAACTTCAGATCAAAGTCAATAGCAGCAAGCACATTATGGCTTGTGTAGTGCTTCCTCCCCCTGTATGCTGCAGACTGTGACCTAGGAACTCTAGCAGTAACATGAGTACCATCTATTGCCCCAATGCAATCCTGAAAATGGCATCACAAGCATGTGTTAGTGCTCAACTTGAACAATACAAGCATATCAAGCCATGAAAAGTGTATATTGTCAATGCTCACCTTGAAGTATGGATACCGTCTTGGGCTTCCACGAATCTTGGGTGGTGTCTGGCCAGATGGTCTCCTGATCATCTCTCCTCTAAGCTCCCCAACAGCATAAAGCACCTGCTTGAAGTACCTAGAGATGGTCTCCATTGACCTCCTGAACGTGTTGTGAATGACCATGAACCTCTGGTTATGGCCAACCACATGGAGGAACATCGCCACTTGCTCTTCTACACTGGTGTTGATGCTATCTTGTAACAGCCCCCTGCTCCTGAAGGTCTCGACAAGCCTGGCAAATGGTGCTCTTTTCATTCTAAGCATCCACAGAGCCTCGACGTCATTGCAGTTGTAGATGTAGTTCAGATTTTGGATCCTCTCCTATTCCCGGGGAAACAATGGACCATAGCGGAGCAAAGGTCTCCCAGCACGACGAACAGCTCTCTGGTGCATGAACATGACCCATGCCTGAATCACACTAATCAGTGCTGCTGCCTGGATTATCAGCCTCATCCGTGCGTCCATAACCTAGTCGACATCGACGGTTCGTTCAGTGGGAAATCGATCCTACACCTAGCTTAACGGCCTAACCACTGAGCTAACAAAGGGGGGAGGGGGTGCTGCTTACCGGCATCGGAGACGAGGACGGCGTAGGGGGAGCCATGGCACAGACGGTGGCCAACAGCAAGGGCAGCACCAGATCCGCCGCAAACGTCGCCGCCTCTTCCGCCGCCGCCTATAGCGCAGATCTGAAATCGCAGCCGCCGCCGGTGGTGAGGCAGTAGGGAAGAAAGGGGGGCAGTGGCTATGGGTGAGCGAGTGAAAGGGGGTGAGGCTAATTTGGCGCCGGGACGACGCGCCAGATTTTCATCTCCCGCCATCCCCCCACGCCCTCGCCTCGCTCCCGTCCGTGTGACCTCGCGCCGCACTGAGCCTAGCTCGCGAGAAACTGCCGATCCGAGGGTTTCCAGCGAGCCAGGCTCTGGGCTGCTTTGAGGAGCGTGCGATGCAGGCCCAACAGAAAAATCAGGCAACCAAACAGGCCTCTCCCTTCCCGCGCGGGTCTGGTTGAGCTcgatgcgggcaaccaaacacaccctatacgTCCACGAGGATCTTATCTGTTGGCGTGCTTTAGGAAGTGGCTAAGCTATAGTGCTCATCGATTTGAGGCGATGACCCTCCCGAACGATGGCACGGCTCCACCACGTACGAGAAGTGGACGCAGCTAGCATGCGGCTCCAGGTTCGATCATGCACGTAACGTGCCTACTTGCTCAATCTCCTGCCAATAATTACACCGGCGGGTGCATTGTGCATGCCGTGATCTTTCAATCGTGTGCGCCGGGGTGAATTTGGGTTCTACTACCCCTAGTTTGGAAAGGAAAATGTTGTTTTTGCATTTTGCCAATTTTATTTATGCCATTCTAGATATTGACATTTCACTTTTGTCACGCTTAGTTTTTGACAATTATCACAGTTGTCATTCCATGGCAAAAGTAAAATTTTCATAGTGACAATTATGATACATTGTCAAAAGATAAGTGTGGCAAAAATAATAATTTATTTTGCTTTTGCCAAGGAATGGCAATTGTAATAATTGTTAAAAGCTAAGAGTGGTAAAAGTGAAATGTCAAAATCTAGAATAGCATAAGAAAAAATGATAAAATCTAGAGTGACAAAAAAATTTCCATTTTGGTACACCGTGTGACCTCGACTTTGTAGCCCAACAAAATTGATCGTGCATGCCATTATCTTTCAACCAAAAACAATCGTGATACGCGTGCAAACTATTCCGCGCGAAGCGTGTCGTTGGATCTGACCCATTTGAGCATACATGACAGAGTACTGATCGATGTGGGCACTCCGGAGGCCATACATGCCGATGCACTCAATCGTGGTTCGTGGTGAAAAGCAACATGAATTGATGCACTACAGTTCGTTTACATAGGAGGAAATGGCGTGCATGTACATGCATGCATGAGTGTGTCATGCGCTTTTGCATGCGCGAGTGGTAGCAAGGCCCCACACAATATAGATAGAGGATGCCGGTAATTTGCTGTGGCAAAGAAAGAAGTGCATGTTGTCTCGAGTCCAACAATGCCTAGCTCCAAAGTTGTATGCTGTTCAATAACACCGCGCGACAAGACTCGCGTGATGTTGATGGTCATGATCTACTTCCCAGAATGGCTCATGCACGCTCATGGTTCAACTGCAAACATGCTTGTGGTCCGGCGAGATAGGAGTATCCACATCTTGCTTTCCTCCAGTACTGGTAGTATATATTTTAAGACCCGGATATCTATTGAACATCAGATTTTTAGACATGACAAATCAAAAGTTTTTCATGGCAAGTTTAGTTCCTGAGCACGGCAAATCCATCTCAATTCATATTTTTGTCAGCACAAACTAAACTTGTCATCCTCACGTCAACATAAATTGCCTTGAAAAATGTGTGATTTGCCATGTCTAAAAATTTGATGTCAAATTTTTTGCCTTTTCAATATTTTATATATTTTATAGGTCACAGGGTTAGAAATGTCCACAAGGAGAGGGCATGCTGAACACGATTTTATTTAAAAATTCACCCACTCCAAGCTAAGTAGTCCAGTAGTGAAAAAGATTGTTTTATGTGGCTCCCTCCAAATAAACACGGATTTATCCCTATTATTACTCCATCTTTTGGACAGACACTGGCCAGAAACAGTCATATTTTTACAAAGAAAAAGTAAGCTGTCAGATAAACATTAGCGTGTCGATCCCGTTCATACAAGTAGCTAGAGACAGCAACCTGTGCGAAACCTTTTTCCCCTTCAGCTTGGATTGTAGCCCAACAGGATCTTTCAATCCATAATCATTGTGATGCACGCACATATACAATTCGACGTGAAACGTGTTGTTGAATTTGACTCGATCATTTCAGCATACAAGATAGAGTACTGATGGATGTGGGTACTCCGGAGGCCATACGTGCATGCCGACGCACTCAATCGCGATGAAAAGGGACATGACATGCATGCACTACAGGTTACTCTACATAGGAGGCAATGGCATGGCATGCGTGGGTAGTATTCACTAGGCCAGCAGCGCGCCTTGGCGCGCGTTGCCGGGTCCAACGCTTGTGGTTAAGCATGTGTGCAGCTATACTACAATTGTGGCACAAGCTTAGCATGTTAGCCTACATAATAACTTAATTTCATGCCCATAGCAAAGTAAAAGTATTTAATCTATTTAAAAGCCACATGGCATCTTGTTTTGCCGCTTTGTAGAATTGATAAGTAGTTGTACTACCAGCCACTCAGTTTTAGCCAGTATTTAAAAGGGCATAAAGTATAGACAACTTTTTATACCATTCACTTGTGTCAAGTATCTGTACTACCGGAAGCACAGATACTACCGATGGCTGTTTCAGCACTGTTGTTCAGCATTTAAAACTCCAGTACACACTAAAAATATACCAAAAGCAAGGCAAGAAAGATATAGTTGATGCACAGGTTAGACACTAAATATATACCAAAAGCAGTGCAGTTTGATAGATAAGGATTAGATCATTTATATAGAAGGGAATACATTCTGCAGGTCAAAAGACAGTTCGTAATAAGTATTACAGCAAGTAATTTATATAAAAAAGACCAAAGCCTGAGTTCCGCATTAAGGGGCAGCCAAAGTATAAAATACTGAAAGCAAGGTGTTTATATATACATAAAAGACCAGTGACAATTGGGTAGCAGCCTAAAAAAGTTTCAAGAATGACAAAATTCAATGCCAACAAATATGTTAGCTACGGAGTCTTCGGGGTTTCCTTTGTGAAGAATGGCTTAAGTTCCTCGTCGCTCCAAGAAAAGTTGAGTAATGCTGGCCCAAGAAGTAGAAAACCGATTATCTTGGAGAAAACAACAGTATGAAGAAAAAACATGAAGGGATCCTTCTATAAAAGGTCACCGAAAGCAACAATCTGAACTCAATATGTACATGGAAAATATTTTGGCAGAACATGCCCACAACATTCATGAAGCCCTCCAGTTTCATGGGAAAACCATTGGGAGAAAAGAGATTAAAACACACATATAGTTTCTTTCATTTACAATCCATCAGACGATTAATGTAGAACTCATGAACTGCAAGTATTAATATCTTAATTGAAGTATTAAAGGCTATCAAAGAAGAAACGGACAGGTCACCATGATGCACAACCACAAGGGGAACAAAGTAATATGAAGACAAAGAACAATATGAAAACATGCGAAGTATAGGTTTTGAACATTCGGCATTGCCCAAATATGTGCACGGGAGTAGAGGCAAACAGATATTAGGTACAAACCGTCAGCTTACAACATATGCACATAGACTCTGCTCATACAAGAGACATACAAAACAGATATGCGCGTACATGACACATACAAAACAGAGCACAAGCATGGATTCAGGTGTGTTCTTTATCTATTTGGTTTGACCAAGTTATCCATGACCATCTCTAATTATCCCGACAAATCCTACCGTAGTCTAGATAACCTAGCTTGCAAATATTGTTCGTTTCTATATTTCTTTTAAATTGGGGTGTTTGGTTCTAAGTCGGAAAAAAAAAATCTTATATTGGACCTGGTAGGCATAGGAGACTATCTCACCATAATATGTACATTTTTTTAAAAATCAAGCCATGTTAAAAAAAAAGGAAGTTATTTTTTAtattcttcatttcttttaaaaaaGATTGCTATTAGCAATCAAACATGCTCACACCCAAAAGGAAGGGGCAATTAAGGGGCTTCTGACATCATGGTTGACATACTTGCCATGTGCATCCTGGTCTCAACTCTCAAAAGAAATGGATGGATTACAGACTAACTAAATGTAATTAAAGTCGACAAAGGCAGCAAGCTTGTACTATTTAGTACAGAACCCTGAGCTTGAACATTCCAAAAAGTTTAGATTTGCTAACTGCAAGACCAAGGTAAACCCAGGGGCAGACCTCATGTATACCAGA
This genomic window from Aegilops tauschii subsp. strangulata cultivar AL8/78 chromosome 4, Aet v6.0, whole genome shotgun sequence contains:
- the LOC141022048 gene encoding uncharacterized protein; this encodes MRLIIQAAALISVIQERIQNLNYIYNCNDVEALWMLRMKRAPFARLVETFRSRGLLQDSINTSVEEQVAMFLHVVGHNQRFMVIHNTFRRSMETISRYFKQVLYAVGELRGEMIRRPSGQTPPKIRGSPRRYPYFKDCIGAIDGTHVTARVPRSQSAAYRGRKHYTSHNVLAAIDFDLKKTRYHLNEFSGRNYPRTAQELFNLRHSSLRVTVERAFGALKNRFKILDQKPFYPYPTQVKLVLACCILHNWILQWGFDEHVPEEEDVEPGDVVSSGHGVEAFDNDAWKKKRLEWA